The Caenorhabditis elegans chromosome II genome has a segment encoding these proteins:
- the lips-11 gene encoding LIPaSe related (Product from WormBase gene class lips;~Partially confirmed by transcript evidence), translating to MKILFNSIALVVLATIVQAEFSDSFRNYFAGQPELLKVLSRNDLFGAIGSFGGGRHVGGTQTRRVPLIIVHGGGLSAQQYIKYKDEFIKRGYSAETVYATSWGIPAHTYEPNLEMTCEYVKQIRKLIIAVSKFTNNRVNIVAYGTGSPIARKAVIGGNCVDTNEDLGVPLTASVRAFVSVRDHSSSNSNSKFIFSGQNGGILCDPSGDKRATCLNMDIGLNCGSKFIRDINAIDKRVALFHIDSIVPLLLQKTSCGSDPYTIPYSKVYEYDFNGVEQNVNRVVEILKK from the exons ATGAAAATTCTCTTCAACTCAATTGCCCTCGTGGTCCTGGCCACCATTGTCCAAGCGGAGTTTTCGGACAGTTTCCGTAACTACTTTGCTGGTCAACCGGAATTGCTGAAAGTTTTGTCTAGAAACGACCTTTTTGGAGCTATTGGAAGTTTTGGAGGTGGAAGGCATGTTGGAGGTACTCAAACAAG aagagtCCCTCTTATCATCGTACACGGAGGAGGCCTCAGTGCACAGCAATATATAAAATACAAAGACGAATTCATAAAAAGAGGATATAGTGCTGAAACCGTCTACGCAACGTCGTGGGGCATTCCAGCACACACTTATGAACCAAATCTTGAGATGACGTGTGAATATGTGAAACAAATCAGAAAACTTATTATCGCCGTTTCAAAGTTCACGAATAATAGGGTTAATATTGTGGCATATGGAACAGGATCCCCGATTGCAAGAAAAGCGGTGATTGGAGGAAACTGCGTGGATACTAATGAAGATCTGGGAGTTCCACTGACGGCGTCAGTTAGAGCATTTGTTTCTGTTAGAG ATCATTCaagttcaaattcaaattcaaaattcatattttctggACAAAACGGAGGTATTCTGTGCGACCCGTCAGGTGATAAACGTGCAACATGTCTAAACATGGACATCGGGCTCAACTGTGGATCCAAGTTTATAAGAGACATTAATGC CATAGACAAGCGAGTAGCCCTTTTCCACATTGACTCCATTGTCCCGCTTCTCCTCCAAAAAACCAGCTGTGGCTCAGATCCCTACACCATTCCATACTCGAAAGTTTACGag tatgaTTTCAATGGTGTTGAACAGAATGTCAACCGCGTTGTGGAGATTCTCAAGAAATGA
- the lips-12 gene encoding LIPaSe related (Product from WormBase gene class lips;~Confirmed by transcript evidence), producing the protein MKTVFNSIVLVALATMVQADFSEKFRDHFSNLPELLKDLSRKSQLGPAGSFGGGNHVGGAVTKKIPIIIVHGGGNSAGSFEKYRDHFIKQGYSNETVYATSWGFPTETIQQSLEMKCEYVKRIRKLFFLVASFTGGKVDIVAYGEGAPIARKAVIGRNCVDTNQDTGNSLRNEVRAFVSVRGQNGGILCDPSGDKRATCLNMDIGLNCGSKFIKDINAIGKHWKEAVHSIHSIVPLLPQKTNCGSDSCGIPYSKVYEYDFNGVEQNVNRVVEILKKL; encoded by the exons ATGAAAACTGTCTTCAACTCAATTGTCCTCGTGGCCCTGGCCACCATGGTCCAAGcggatttttcggaaaaattccgTGACCACTTTTCTAATCTACCGGAATTGCTGAAAGACTTGTCTAGAAAAAGTCAACTTGGGCCTGCTGGAAGTTTTGGAGGCGGAAATCATGTTGGAGGAGCTGTGACAAA aaaaatccctATCATCATCGTACACGGCGGAGGCAACAGTGCTGGCTCATTTGAAAAGTACAGAGATCACTTCATAAAACAAGGATATAGTAATGAAACCGTCTACGCAACATCATGGGGTTTTCCAACAGAAACTATTCAACAAAGTCTTGAGATGAAGTGTGAATATGTGAAACgaatcagaaaactttttttcttagtTGCAAGTTTTACGGGGGGTAAGGTTGATATTGTGGCGTATGGAGAAGGGGCCCCAATTGCAAGAAAAGCTGTGATTGGAAGAAACTGTGTGGATACAAATCAAGATACGGGAAATTCACTGAGAAATGAAGTCAGAGCATTTGTTTCTGTTAGAG GACAAAACGGAGGTATTCTGTGCGACCCGTCAGGTGATAAACGTGCAACATGTCTAAACATGGACATCGGGCTCAACTGTGGATCCAAGTTTATAAAAGACATAAATGC CATTGGAAAGCATTGGAAAGAAGCTGTTCACTCCATTCACTCCATTGTCCCGCTTCTCCCCCAAAAAACCAACTGCGGCTCAGATTCCTGCGGTATTCCATACTCGAAAGTTTACGag tatgaTTTCAATGGTGTTGAACAGAATGTCAACCGCGTTGTGGAGATTCTCAAGAAATTATGA